The nucleotide sequence GCCGGACAGCTCGGAAAAGCATCATAACGTCACCTTCAATTTACTATTAACCGACAAACCGCATGATGGCGCTTTCAAGACGAACCAAACCTTCATCAATATCAGCAAATTCAATATTTAATGCTGGCGCAAAGCGCAACACATCTGGACCCGCGATCAAGGCAATTAACCCCTCCTCTGCTGCCAAGTTAGTTAATTGCTTCGCCTTACCCTGCCAAGCTTTATCCAATTCAGCACCTAAAAGCAGCCCTTTACCTCGCAAGCAACTGAATATTTGGTAACGCTGATTCAGTTTCGATAGTTTATCCATGAAGTAATCATGACGTTGCAAAACGCCGGTGAGCAGTTCCGCCTGATTAACAATAGAAAGCACCTTATTGGCAACTGCCGTCGCCAGAGGATTACCGCCAAACGTGGTACCATGCGTTCCAGGTTGAAAAACCGCTGCGATATGCTGTTTTGTTAACATAGCGCCGATAGGAAAACCGCCACCGAGACCTTTAGCACTGGTAAGAATATCAGGCTCAACACCATATTCCTGATAAGCATAAAGGTATCCTGTACGGCCCACCCCAGTTTGAATTTCATCAAAAATAAGCAGCGCTTGAAAACGATCACATAAGGTACGTAATTCCTGCAAGAATGCAGGATCTGCGGGAATAACACCGCCCTCACCGATAATAGGTTCGACAATAACCGCACAGG is from Photorhabdus laumondii subsp. laumondii and encodes:
- a CDS encoding aspartate aminotransferase family protein, with translation MLENIQRSWFEHYMVPCFSPAKFIPVRAKGSKVWDQDGKEYIDFAGGIAVNSLGHAHPELKDELIYQIDKIWHIGNGYTNEPVLKLAKRLVENTFADKAFFCNSGAEANEAALKLARKYAADKYGKNKNEIISFKDSFHGRTLFTVTVGGQPKYSQDYAPLPQEITHLPYNNLSAIREHISENTCAVIVEPIIGEGGVIPADPAFLQELRTLCDRFQALLIFDEIQTGVGRTGYLYAYQEYGVEPDILTSAKGLGGGFPIGAMLTKQHIAAVFQPGTHGTTFGGNPLATAVANKVLSIVNQAELLTGVLQRHDYFMDKLSKLNQRYQIFSCLRGKGLLLGAELDKAWQGKAKQLTNLAAEEGLIALIAGPDVLRFAPALNIEFADIDEGLVRLESAIMRFVG